One window from the genome of Carassius carassius chromosome 15, fCarCar2.1, whole genome shotgun sequence encodes:
- the si:ch211-135n15.2 gene encoding uncharacterized protein si:ch211-135n15.2 isoform X1, translating into MPRRDDITSFLQQSVSPFDQRVVSKFLKIRPKILGVLEISIGITMLILAIWTGFLYLLWSCLISIFTGSVTVSAACTRNTCWVRFSQFLNCFNAIAAAISIPFHCLDSDGVTLILLVFCDALVFIISVIVASSSCDCCRMKSRHVAVSYIIRDVPYMTDNNIVQPGPFAPDLSPLEHQPKYLPSPLAPPPNYHPANYNPSSSAQPPNDHPSPSAPPPIYDQSPSVPPPIYDQSPSVPPPNYDQSASVPPPNYDQSPSVPPPNYDQSPSVPPPNYDQSPSVPPPNYDQSPSVPPPNYDASPPPSYNPCPSAPSVNY; encoded by the exons ATGCCTAGACGTGATGATATTACCAGCTTTCTGCAGCAGTCAGTGTCACCTTTTGACCAACGTGTGGTGTCTAAATTCCTGAAGATCAGGCCAAAGATTCTGGGG GTTTTGGAAATATCAATAGGTATAACGATGTTAATCTTAGCAATCTGGACAGGATTTTTATATCTCCTCTGGTCATGTTTAATT TCAATTTTTACCGGATCTGTGACGGTGTCAGCTGCATGTACACGTAACACATGTTGG GTCAGATTCTCACAATTTCTAAACTGTTTCAATGCCATAGCAGCTGCTATCTCCATCCCATTTCACTGTCTTGACAGTGAT GGTGTGACTCTAATTCTCTTGGTTTTCTGTGATGCTCTGGTCTTCATCATCTCTGTTATAGTTGCATCGTCTTCCTGTGATTGCTGCAGGATGAAG TCAAGACATGTTGCAGTCAGTTACATAATCCGAGATGTGCCTTATATGACTGACAACAATATTGTGCAACCGGGCCCTTTTGCACCTGATCTGAGTCCTTTAGAGCATCAACCAAAATACCTTCCAAGTCCTCTTGCACCTCCACCAAATTACCATCCAGCAAACTACAACCCAAGTTCTTCAGCACAGCCACCAAACGACCATCCAAGTCCTTCTGCACCTCCCCCAATCTATGATCAAAGTCCTTCAGTACCTCCACCAATCTATGATCAAAGTCCTTCAGTACCTCCACCAAACTATGATCAAAGTGCTTCAGTACCTCCACCAAACTATGATCAAAGTCCTTCAGTACCTCCACCAAACTATGATCAAAGTCCTTCAGTACCTCCACCAAACTATGATCAAAGTCCTTCAGTACCTCCACCAAACTATGATCAAAGTCCTTCAGTACCTCCACCGAACTATGATGCAAGTCCTCCACCAAGCTACAATCCATGTCCTTCTGCACCTTCAGTGAACTATTAG
- the si:ch211-135n15.2 gene encoding uncharacterized protein si:ch211-135n15.2 isoform X2, producing the protein MPRRDDITSFLQQSVSPFDQRVVSKFLKIRPKILGVLEISIGITMLILAIWTGFLYLLWSCLIVRFSQFLNCFNAIAAAISIPFHCLDSDGVTLILLVFCDALVFIISVIVASSSCDCCRMKSRHVAVSYIIRDVPYMTDNNIVQPGPFAPDLSPLEHQPKYLPSPLAPPPNYHPANYNPSSSAQPPNDHPSPSAPPPIYDQSPSVPPPIYDQSPSVPPPNYDQSASVPPPNYDQSPSVPPPNYDQSPSVPPPNYDQSPSVPPPNYDQSPSVPPPNYDASPPPSYNPCPSAPSVNY; encoded by the exons ATGCCTAGACGTGATGATATTACCAGCTTTCTGCAGCAGTCAGTGTCACCTTTTGACCAACGTGTGGTGTCTAAATTCCTGAAGATCAGGCCAAAGATTCTGGGG GTTTTGGAAATATCAATAGGTATAACGATGTTAATCTTAGCAATCTGGACAGGATTTTTATATCTCCTCTGGTCATGTTTAATT GTCAGATTCTCACAATTTCTAAACTGTTTCAATGCCATAGCAGCTGCTATCTCCATCCCATTTCACTGTCTTGACAGTGAT GGTGTGACTCTAATTCTCTTGGTTTTCTGTGATGCTCTGGTCTTCATCATCTCTGTTATAGTTGCATCGTCTTCCTGTGATTGCTGCAGGATGAAG TCAAGACATGTTGCAGTCAGTTACATAATCCGAGATGTGCCTTATATGACTGACAACAATATTGTGCAACCGGGCCCTTTTGCACCTGATCTGAGTCCTTTAGAGCATCAACCAAAATACCTTCCAAGTCCTCTTGCACCTCCACCAAATTACCATCCAGCAAACTACAACCCAAGTTCTTCAGCACAGCCACCAAACGACCATCCAAGTCCTTCTGCACCTCCCCCAATCTATGATCAAAGTCCTTCAGTACCTCCACCAATCTATGATCAAAGTCCTTCAGTACCTCCACCAAACTATGATCAAAGTGCTTCAGTACCTCCACCAAACTATGATCAAAGTCCTTCAGTACCTCCACCAAACTATGATCAAAGTCCTTCAGTACCTCCACCAAACTATGATCAAAGTCCTTCAGTACCTCCACCAAACTATGATCAAAGTCCTTCAGTACCTCCACCGAACTATGATGCAAGTCCTCCACCAAGCTACAATCCATGTCCTTCTGCACCTTCAGTGAACTATTAG
- the LOC132158790 gene encoding ankyrin repeat domain-containing protein 34A: protein MGDGGALHTEGNALLKAVFQGKLRLARLLLEGGAYINEGNERGETPVIAACLAGYDDPQTRQRMVRYLLEKGADPNIPDKSGRTALMHACAEQAGKEVVLLLLENGADPSLKDYSGASALVHAINKGDRDTLQVLLDACKAKGKEVIIITTDTSPSGTKKTKQYLNSPPSPGIVDKLSPACMSPSEVEIHTSGSAPDEEEEGIFSFAMTSALPLPSSRPQGERRPPPRKLLKRLNSEPWGLVAPSVLAERAERIECDLAEEDKLVSEINGMTVSGPGRPLLSRRHSIETHDPTSPKLMDRSCSEDCAALCGSSWADKVHQHQSLYRRNTAPETQDSVAQAPTGIRGLPHPKLTRMEHYESDTHLCPASIPGSPDSGRVSVERRKYNASPLSLLTSSSRESLESIPNSVSPITMRRRPTGLLERRGSGTLLLDHISHTRPGFLPPLNVNPQRPIPDIRANGKPTSPVHSGSKILLPVAPSSPKRGPDFKMKKKLMRRHSMQTEQMKQLSTFREILTEKVMEINGD from the coding sequence ATGGGTGATGGAGGGGCCTTGCATACGGAGGGCAATGCCCTTCTGAAAGCAGTGTTCCAGGGCAAGCTCCGCCTCGCTCGCCTCCTCCTGGAGGGCGGAGCCTATATAAATGAAGGGAACGAGCGAGGGGAGACGCCGGTCATAGCGGCCTGTCTGGCGGGATACGATGATCCGCAGACCCGGCAGAGAATGGTGAGGTACCTGCTTGAGAAGGGAGCAGACCCAAACATCCCTGACAAATCTGGTCGGACTGCCCTGATGCATGCGTGTGCAGAACAGGCAGGCAAAGAGGTGGTGTTACTGCTGCTGGAAAATGGCGCCGATCCCAGCTTGAAAGATTATTCCGGTGCCTCTGCACTCGTACACGCCATCAATAAGGGCGACAGGGACACTCTTCAGGTCCTACTGGATGCCTGCAAAGCCAAAGGTAAAGAGGTCATCATAATTACCACCGATACATCTCCCTCTGGCACTAAAAAGACCAAACAATACCTGAACTCCCCACCATCTCCGGGTATAGTGGATAAGCTTTCCCCTGCTTGCATGTCTCCATCTGAGGTAGAGATCCATACCTCTGGCTCTGCCCCCGATGAGGAGGAGGAAGGTATCTTCAGCTTCGCCATGACCTCAGCACTCCCACTACCCTCCAGCAGACCACAAGGGGAGAGGAGACCACCGCCCCGTAAGCTTCTGAAAAGACTGAACTCTGAGCCATGGGGTCTTGTGGCTCCTTCAGTACTTGCTGAGAGAGCGGAGCGGATAGAGTGCGATTTAGCCGAGGAGGACAAGTTGGTTTCGGAGATTAATGGGATGACAGTTTCTGGTCCAGGCAGACCTCTCCTGTCCAGAAGGCACAGTATAGAGACCCATGACCCAACTTCTCCAAAACTGATGGACCGGTCCTGTTCAGAAGACTGTGCAGCACTGTGTGGTTCTTCCTGGGCAGATAAAGTCCATCAGCACCAGTCACTGTATCGTCGGAACACGGCCCCTGAGACTCAGGACAGTGTGGCTCAGGCACCGACCGGAATCCGTGGCTTACCACACCCCAAACTCACCCGCATGGAACACTACGAGTCGGACACCCACCTGTGCCCTGCCTCCATCCCTGGATCTCCAGATTCTGGACGTGTCTCAGTGGAGCGCCGCAAATACAATGCCTCTCCCTTGTCACTGCTCACCAGCTCTTCTCGAGAGTCTCTGGAGAGCATTCCCAACTCTGTGTCTCCTATCACAATGAGGCGGCGTCCAACAGGACTGTTGGAACGGCGGGGATCAGGCACTCTCCTTTTGGACCACATCTCCCACACAAGACCTGGGTTCCTTCCTCCTCTTAACGTCAACCCTCAGCGACCCATTCCTGATATCCGTGCCAACGGAAAGCCCACATCTCCTGTTCACTCAGGGAGCAAGATCCTGCTGCCTGTCGCACCATCGTCACCAAAGCGTGGGCCAGACTTCAAGATGAAGAAGAAACTGATGAGACGGCACTCGATGCAGACGGAGCAGATGAAGCAGCTTTCGACCTTCCGGGAAATCCTCACAGAAAAGGTGATGGAGATAAATGGAGATTGA